In Carya illinoinensis cultivar Pawnee chromosome 9, C.illinoinensisPawnee_v1, whole genome shotgun sequence, the following are encoded in one genomic region:
- the LOC122276289 gene encoding uncharacterized protein LOC122276289, with amino-acid sequence MALRNFYNEIKGLKVKELPNHVKPMLSINYVKSAIQRGLDNYHAKYIQTSSVDPLFHVCYGGMIFSYLVALPEERRHLEHQQHAKEHGH; translated from the coding sequence ATGGCACTGAGGAACTTCTACAATGAGATCAAAGGGCTGAAGGTAAAGGAACTGCCCAACCATGTGAAGCCGATGCTTTCCATCAACTATGTGAAGAGTGCAATACAGAGAGGGCTGGACAACTACCATGCCAAGTACATCCAAACCAGCTCCGTTGACCCTCTCTTCCATGTCTGCTATGGCGGGATGATCTTTTCCTACCTGGTTGCACTCCCTGAGGAACGCCGCCACCTTGAGCACCAGCAGCATGCCAAAGAGCATGGCCACTGA